Proteins encoded within one genomic window of Glycine soja cultivar W05 chromosome 1, ASM419377v2, whole genome shotgun sequence:
- the LOC114395678 gene encoding precursor of CEP5-like, with translation MAQHKFLLCLILLALIIFCQGLHSIEGRYLKSDHEIIKHQYQMHSGISTTNVAALVADVSPPTPPSAAVPGRDNDNFRPTAPGHSPGVGHAAHN, from the coding sequence ATGGCTCAACACAAGTTCCTCTTGTGTTTGATTTTGCTTGCATTGATCATTTTCTGCCAAGGGTTGCACTCCATTGAGGGCAGGTATCTAAAGTCTGATCATGAAATCATCAAACATCAATACCAAATGCATAGTGGCATTTCAACCACAAATGTAGCGGCGCTTGTTGCTGACGTGTCTCCACCAACGCCACCCTCCGCGGCGGTTCCAGGTCGTGACAATGATAATTTTAGACCCACCGCACCGGGTCACAGCCCCGGAGTTGGACATGCCGCTcacaactaa